The Oscarella lobularis chromosome 9, ooOscLobu1.1, whole genome shotgun sequence genome includes a window with the following:
- the LOC136191214 gene encoding LOW QUALITY PROTEIN: protein lin-9 homolog (The sequence of the model RefSeq protein was modified relative to this genomic sequence to represent the inferred CDS: substituted 1 base at 1 genomic stop codon) — translation MSRSPILESKRTRKRNRRLIADFVSPEDDDEFEPYSVPKTSKSSPSVRRSARAQAQKQALSSPSKAVAAVGSKLRNILSLPKAYLWCCCEWFYSDIDQAIFGGEGDFRLYLKEAFPALQTRKLTRCQWAQIRRLMGKPRRCSTLFFDEERHALNRQRAKIRLLQRREISEVDWSHFKDIPQEIPPPLILGTTVTAFLHSEKYGRLYTGQIEAVDLTKGQYHINFLQPGIESCWVSDIDVMSCNPQEMLPISSFLQHQRRGLSWASNISSLPPPVRISTPVSSQSVLLRSDPIMGGAASLGGXGLFLDGDTLGGFPIRFLRLVIQLSKILSIKKDNVQRLTEMNTQAEKLSSFGEPIPPELQGQCASIVLLLDKLNRELKTNLQDIDEHMRKFDGRENGAESEFQSVGTVRETSKQDAKELIQSLNVGDDGGDRVTDEHLLKLISNLTSVLYQFKHLGEKSTIDSSELKGLEESVRQIKLEEINPSNSKLFENQVEVHLFHIESGLTQLGNLNAFAKRI, via the exons ATGTCGCGTTCACCTATACTCGAA AGTAAGAGAACTCggaagcgaaatcgtcgtcttaTAGCGGATTTCGTTTCtcccgaagacgacgacgaattcgag CCTTATTCGGTTCccaagacgtcgaaaagctCCCCATCTGTTCGCCGTTCGGCGCGAGCGCAGGCCCAA AAACAGGCTCTATCGAGTCCTTCGAAGGCAGTTGCTGCCGTGGGAAGCAAACTTAGAAATATTCTAAGTTTACCAAAAGCATATCTATGGTGTTGCTGTGAATGGTTCTATTCGGACATTGATCA agCTATCTTTGGTGGTGAGGGAGACTTTCGCTTATATCTCAAGGAAGCATTTCCTGCTTTACAG acgagaaaattgaCGCGATGCCAGTGGGCTCAGATTCGTCGACTAATGGGAAAACCACGCag ATGTTCTACCTTGTTTTTTGATGAAGAACGCCACGCTTTGAATAGGCAAAGGGCCAAGATCAGATTACTACAGAGAAGAGag ataAGTGAAGTGGATTGGAGTCATTTTAAAGATATTCCCCAAGAAATTCCTCCACCTCTCATTCTCGGAACGACAGTGAcag CCTTTCTTCACTCTGAAAAATACGGGCGTCTTTATACGGGACAAATTGAAGCAGTTGATCTCACAAAGGGCCAGTATCACATTAATTTTCTTCAACCTGGAATTGAATCGTGCTGGGTTTCAGatattgacgtcatg AGTTGCAATCCTCAGGAAATGTTGCCAATTTCCTCGTTTTTGCAACACCAGAGACGGGGATTATCATGGGCATCCAATATATCATCACTACCTCCTCCCGT GCGCATTTCGACGCCCGTATCTTCTCAAAGTGTTCTACTTCGAAGTGATCCTATTATGGGCGGGGCTGCATCACTTGG GGGATAAGGGCTTTTTCTAGATGGAGATACTCTGGGAGGATTTCCTATTCGTTTTCTCAGACTTGTG ATTCAACTGTCAAAAATTCTTTCTATAAAGAAAGACAACGTTCAGCGTCTCACTGAAATGAATACGCAGGCAGAAAAGCTG TCTTCGTTTGGAGAGCCAATTCCACCCGAGTTACAAGGACAGTGTGCATCAATAGTTTTACTATTGGACAAATTAAACAGG GAATTGAAAACGAATCTCCAAGACATAGACGAACATATGAGAAAG TTTGATGGGAGGGAAAATGGGGCTGAAAGTGAATTTCAAAGTGTGGGTACTGTGAGAGAAACGAGTAAACAAGACGCCAAAGAATTGATACAGAGTTTGAACGTTGGAGACGA TGGTGGAGATCGCGTCACGGATGAGCATCTATTGAAACTGATATCAAATCTGACGTCAGTTTTGTACCAATtcaag caTTTGGGAGAGAAATCAACGATTGATTCGAGCGAATTGAAAGGATTAGAAGAAAGCGTGCGTCAAATTAAATTAGAGGAAATTAATCCTTCAAATTcaaa ACTTTTTGAAAATCAAGTGGAAGTGCACCTATTTCACATCGAATCAGGACTTACCCAATTAGGAAACTTGAATGCGTTTGCAAAACGCAtttaa
- the LOC136191205 gene encoding caprin-1-like has protein sequence MPSANKTQAAAAASAEGNDPAALVASIMEKKIRNFEKKRVKLLDLKQRKDEGKELDKDQLEALGRMHTTECLLDFAKELQKQFAQVAVEAQKVSKRKAHADRIVQEGQREKSQRDAIDTLLRLKATLDHLDEDNRHDFLNGINGARLVSQKEFEQIDDFLGKVNVSLDRDDIASCAVDEQVEEASHHIYLYLHRSKKEVVGTTYNDLRDLIESILSCDFFKPSTIREPSEEPSQRSQSEERGPQTQQRREVSVDVDVPSFQSRLSPMMEASMATGSIPDEGLASPPSTLETPDEFDFFHQSEINPPMPSSTESPNVPPTLTENESSQTKASESEFQQHPYQSLSSSRGEGGGGGSGYGGRPYRGRGGRGFRGRGGGYRNYDRDWNEQSRGGGGYRGRGGRGGGRGYYRGGNYRGGGGSEYRGGEKRYRGGGGGGGGESSGRSE, from the exons ATGCCATCAGCGAACAAAACgcaagcggcggcggcggcgtcagCGGAAGGAAACGATCccgccgctctcgtcgccTCCATCATGGAGAAAAAGATACGAAAtttcgaaaagaaacga GTGAAACTACTCGATCTAAAGCagcgaaaagacgaaggAAAGGAACTCGATAAAGATCAGCTA GAAGCTCTCGGTCGAATGCACACAACCGAATGTCTTCTCGATTTCGCCAAGGAACTTCAAAAACAATTCGCCCaagtcgccgtcgaagcgcAAAAAgtttcgaaaagaaaagcgcacGCCGATCGAATCGTTCAAGAGGGACAAAGGGAAAAGTCGCAAAGAGACGCAATTGATACGCTCTTGCGTCTCAAGGCGACACTCGATCATTTGGACGAAGACAATCGACACGATTTCTTGAATGGAATCAATGGAGCGaga TTGGTTAGTCAGAAAGAATTTGAACaaattgacgattttttggGTAAAGTGAACGTGTCCTTGGATCGAGATGATATTGCATCctg TGCCGTTGATGAACAAGTTGAAGAGGCGTCTCATCACATctatctttatcttcatcgAAGTAAAAAGGAAGTCGTGGGAACAACAT ATAATGATTTGAGAGATTTAATTGAAAGTATCTTGTCATGTGACTTCTTTAAACCGTCAACCATCCGGGAACCGTCAGAGGAACCATCTCAAAGAAGCCAATCAGAAGAAAGGGGACCACAGACTCAACAACGCAGAGAA gtATCTGTTGACGTTGACGTTCCCTCCTTTCAATCAAGACTTTCTCCCATGATGGAAGCTTCCATGGCAACGGGAAGCATCCCGGATGAAGGCTTGGCTTCACCTCCTTCAACATTGGAAACTCCTGATGAATTCGACTTTTTTCACCAATCAGAAATCAATC CTCCAATGCCTTCTTCAACTGAATCCCCCAACGTTCCTCCCACACtgacagaaaacgaaagcagcCAAACAAAAGCTTCTGAATCAGAATTTCAACAACATCCATATCaatcattatcatcatcaagaggagaaggaggaggaggaggatcaGGTTATGGTGGCCGTCCATACCGTGGTCGAGGTGGGCGTGGCTTTAGAGGACGCGGTGGAGGCTATAGAAATTACGATCGAGATTGGAATGAGCAAAGCAGAGGAGGGGGAGGATACAGAGGAAGAGGTGGGCGTGGCGGAG gccgTGGTTACTATCGTGGCGGAAATTatcgcggcggcggtggaagcGAATATCGTGGAGGTGAGAAACGCtatcgcggcggcggcggcggcggcggcggcgaaagcaGTGGAAGAAGCGAATAA
- the LOC136191204 gene encoding ETS translocation variant 5-like: MSFYNDPLVTSSPSFMTHETASVSSAHDVVEPSLIAEIPGLPSDPTVWTMDDKVNWIQGSCNAYDLPIAMDTILPVLDDLEEFLKIDNETIEERLGERFGDDVEFLRNNFDILQSDLISRFPDGGNSESVPVPPPQQQSQPTTSIDSLFPLSDSIMMTSNQMSAAPLTSSSSFSFPQPSPSQSVYAPFQQSQPSLYQYPPPPPPPLSMTKQEPVYSASDMFHFPSSYANQMVSAPLSAPPMQSVPTSANSVMSSGQQPNYHFQYPPMQTMTPPTPPSAIPPFSPLLPRRGHYGSLSSLVESGSASSSAYTTDDEEFFVDPLNPPLQNIPTIAFDGKESNGGANHPQLRNIGPGLIAIPINPKTGKPKRKRRKKIRSAIIPPPLLPNRGANCSLWEFFLELLADPFHYDKLIKWTNRDEGEFKIIDSEVVSVIWGLLKNKSTMKYDHMSRSIRYYYGKDILDKVPDKQLVYRFGSNSNWLSYQPKSQGLDQSRMPAAPIEICGRVAKPKLYAVAKINSPLA; the protein is encoded by the exons atgtCTTTCTACAACGACCCGCTCGTCACGTCATCGCCAAGTTTCATG ACGCACGAAACTGCATCAGTTTCGAGCgcacacgacgtcgtcgaaccgtCGCTCATCGCCGAAATCCCAGGCCTGCCTTCGG ATCCGACCGTTTGGACAATGGACGACAAGGTGAATTGGATCCAAGGCAGTTGCAATGCATACGACCTTCCCATCGCTATGGATACGATTCTTCCCGTTTTGGACGACCTGGAAGAATTCCTCAAAATCGACAACGAAACAATTGAAGAACGTCTCGGCGaacgattcggcgacgacgtcgaattcctGAGAAATAACTTTGATATACTCCAAAGCGATCTCATAAGCCGATTTCCAGATGGAGGAAACAGCGAAAGTGTGCCTGTTCCGCCGCCACAACAACAGTCACAGCCAACCACAAGCATAGACAgcctttttcctttgtcTGATTCAATAATGATGACATCCAATCAGATGTCGGCGGCTCctttgacttcttcttcttctttttcttttccccaACCAAGCCCAAGCCAAAGTGTTTATGCTCCATTTCAACAATCACAACCATCTCTCTATCAatatcctcctcctcctcctcctcctttgtCAATGACGAAGCAAGAACCCGTCTATTCTGCTTCTGATATGTTTCATTTTCCGTCTTCCT ATGCTAATCAAATGGTGAGCGCTCCTCTATCTGCTCCCCCCATGCAATCCGTTCCCACGTCAGCGAATAGCGTCATGAGCTCAGGACAACAGCCAAATTATCACTTTCAATATCCTCCAATGCAAACAATGACTCCGCCCACGCCGCCGTCAGCTATTCCACCTTTCAgtcctcttcttccacgAAGAGGTCACTACGGATCATTGAGCAGCcttg TTGAATCTGGCTCTGCTTCATCGTCTGCTTATACGACAGATGATGAggaattcttcgtcgatccgcTCAATCCTCCACTACAGAACATCCCCACGATAGCATTCGACGGGAAAGAGAGCAACGGCGGTGCCAATCATCCCCAACTACGCAACATAGGTCCCGGACTCATTGCCATACCAATCAATCCCAAAACGGGCAAACccaaacgaaaacgtcgcaaGAAGATCCGTTCGGCGATCATTCCACCGCCACTTCTTCCGAATCGAGGCGCAAATTGCAGCCTATGGGAATTCTTTCTCGAACTTCTCGCCGATCCGTTTCACTACGATAAATTGATTAAGTGGACGAATCGCGACGAGGGAGAATTCAAGATCATCGACAGCGAAGTCGTCTCCGTCATCTGGGGTCTTCTCAAGAACAAATCCACCATGAAATACGATCACATGTCGCGATCCATTCGCTATTATTACGGCAAAGACATTCTCGATAAGGTCCCGGACAAGCAACTGGTCTACCGCTTCGGATCTAATTCCAACTGGCTGTCTTATCAGCCGAAATCGCAGGGGCTGGATCAGAGCCGAATGCCTGCGGCGCCTATTGAGATCTGCGGTCGTGTTGCCAAGCCAAAACTTTATGCTGTTGCCAAAATTAATTCTCCTCTTGCTTAA
- the LOC136191213 gene encoding uncharacterized protein — MSSLSSSSSSSSGSSDVHHDENQIIDDEEEEAEAEIAVAAAALPLAVVQLNPPQIPQHLGLPENSNDWVPDHVHIFLQWFKEEYATETLNVEAFRGMGGIQLKSLTEAQLKEKAPFVGDLIYNFFHLNE; from the exons ATG tcgtcgttgtcgtcgtcgtcgtcgtcgtcgtctggcTCGTCTGACGTTCATCacgacgaaaatcaaataatcgacgacgaagaagaggaagcagaagcagagattgctgtcgccgccgccgctcttccACTTGCAGTCGTTCAGTTGAATCCACCTCAAATACCCCAACATTTAGGATTGCCTGAAA ATTCCAACGACTGGGTTCCGGATCATGTGCACATTTTCCTGCAATGGTTTAAAGAGGAATACGCGACGGAAACTCTCAACGTGGAGGCATTCCGGGGAATGGGAGGAATTCAATTGAAATCGCTCACCGAAgcgcaactgaaggaaaaggcTCCCTTCGTTGGCGATCTCATCTATAATTTCTTTCATCTAAATGAGTAG
- the LOC136191310 gene encoding transcription factor ETV6-like — MHAMQINFVDGRCVQIDTKTPTIDVRSVKEAIEEKEGIAIEVLSLLKGRSKLRDEAVVRKNDVGLSAHLLLHGGGADEEGIHSSRLSLPKDHPTNPRFWTRDHVREWVEFCAKKFDINVDVGKFLMNGRALCLMKRSGFCYRVGNEKGDTLFGEFQRIVEASTAHVSP; from the exons ATGCACGCAATGCAAAtcaatttcgtcgacggacgatGCGTTCAAATCGATACGAAAACGCCTACGATAGACGTTCGAAGTGTCAAGGAAGCGATTGAAGAAAAGGAGGGAATCGCTATCGAAGTTCTAAGTCTTCTAAAAGGCCGCTCGAAG ttgcGAGATGAAGCTGTggtgagaaagaacgacgtcgggCTATCCGCTCATCTCCTTTTGCACGGGG GTGGAGCGGATGAGGAGGGCATTCATTCGTCTAGACTTTCGCTACCAAAAGATCATCCTACAA aTCCACGGTTTTGGACGCGCGATCACGTGAGGGAATGGGTCGAATTTTGCGCGAAAAAGTTCGACATAAATGTCGACGTTGGAAAATTTTTGATGAACGGACGCGCGCTCTGTCTCATGAAACGTTCGGGATTCTGCTATCGCGTAGGAAACGAGAAAGGCGATACGCTCTTCGGGGAATTTCAGCGAATTGTGGAAGCGAGTACTGCGCATGTGTCACCGTAG
- the LOC136191304 gene encoding transcription factor ETV6-like, with product MSTTCSSQVVPSAYPDLHDLDTRTATTTDRQLNDLLDGIVSELFPPGTDPFDVYAYGAIYQPALMEQQQQQQQQQAPSYEASGQLLPGGPPSAAATKTHPHFLHHHHYHQRHDADWATGGGGGGGGGHSGGIVESNRFNYAHAHSQSIANQAFPKDPRRWSVDHVQSWIQSAAFEQRLGSIDPAAFSMNGDQLSRLTRDEFKMRAPLAGDILFSLYASLVKGGADPQQRRIGSKCVHPTWYPKEIAIPSSSSAPVVTNASGIKESSDTFSDCSSSTSCCYEDKGGHSQRLSVVHPPPPPPPLPSSSSSVASSTSGFSSYNQGINYTPLTGISQSLPLCEPVYGASLPSISLSAAAVAAASNPYSVMNINPFPQRKYRPPIPKDALPTHLRTFLKELLSNKMYSYCIEWADESKGIFRILNSEEVARFWGIRKNRPKMNYDKLSRSLRFYYKKRLLKKVPGQRLVYQFTEPDDYDDKEKEAILPAAGKMKKVKEANDDDASSN from the exons ATGTCCACAACTTGTTCTTCGCAAGTCGTTCCCTCCGCTTATCCCGACTTGCACGACTTGGACACGCgaacggcgacaacgaccGATCGACAACTCAACGATCTTCTCGACGGAATCGTATCG gAACTGTTTCCGCCCGGCACCGATCCGTTCGACGTTTACGCGTACGGAGCTATCTATCAACCTGCGCTAATggaacagcagcagcagcagcaacagcagcaggcGCCTTCTTACGAGGCGTCAGGACAACTCCTTCCAGGCGGACCgccttccgccgccgctactAAAACGCATCCTCACTTTCTTCATCACCATCATTATCATCAACGACACGACGCAGATTGGGCtacgggcggcggcggcggcggcggcggcggtcatAGCGGAGgaatcgtcgaatcgaatcggTTCAATTACGCGCACGCGCACTCGCAATCGATTGCGAATCAAGCTTTTCCGAAAG ACCCGCGCCGCTGGTCCGTCGATCACGTGCAGTCGTGGATCCAATCAGCGGCGTTCGAACAACGACTTGGAAGCATCGACCCCGCGGCTTTTTCGATGAACGGCGACCAACTGAGTCGACTGACGCGCGACGAATTCAAGATGCGCGCGCCACTCGCCGGCGACATTCTCTTCTCACTCTACGCGAGCCTAGTCAAAG GTGGAGCCGATCCCCAGCAGCGCCGAATCGGCTCCAAATGCGTTCATCCCACGTGGTATCCAAAAGAAATTGCCATtccctcgtcgtcttccgctCCCGTCGTCACAAACGCCAGCGGCATCAAAGAAAGTTCAG ACACGTTTAGTGACTGTTCCAGTTCGACGTCATGCTGCTACGAAGACA AAGGAGGTCATAGTCAAAGATTGAGCGTTGttcatcctcctcctcctcctcctcctcttccttcatcatcatcgtcagtCGCATCGTCAACGAGTGGATTCTCGTCCTATAACCAAGGCATCAATTACACTCCTCTTACAG GCATTTCTCAATCCCTTCCTCTCTGCGAGCCCGTCTATGGCGCTTCTCTACCCTCTATATCTCTATCTGCGGctgccgttgccgccgcatCCAATCCCTATTCTGTGATGAACATCAATCCCTTTCCTCAACGAAAGTATAGACCACCTATTCCTAAAG ATGCCCTTCCCACTCATTTGAGGACATTTCTCAAGGAATTATTATCGAATAAGATGTATTCCTATTGCATTGAATGGGCCGACGAATCAAAGGGCATATTTCGTATACTGAATAGTGAAGAGGTGGCGCGCTTCTGGGGAATACGAAAAAATCGGCCAAAAATGAACTACGACAAGTTGAGTCGTTCCCTCAGGTTTTACTACAAGAAACGCCTTTTGAAAAAAGTTCCTGGACAGCGATTAGTCTATCAGTTCACCGAACCGGACGATTATGATGATAAGGAAAAAGAGGCAATATTGCCGGCGGCGGggaaaatgaagaaagtgaaagaggcaaacgacgacgatgcaaGTAGCAACTGA